Proteins from one Blattabacterium cuenoti genomic window:
- the feoB gene encoding ferrous iron transport protein B: MQRRVIKLALIGNPNVGKTSLFNKLTGLNQKVGNYSGVTVDKKIGYFYYENIHYQIVDLPGTYSIYPSSEDEEIVSKILNNIDDVDYPDKIMVIADSSNIKKSLLLFRQVQDLGFPVLFLLNMLDEAEKRGIFIDIGKLKKVLFTEIVLINARKGLGLEEVKKKIKNLDQKTKEFYFFKPGLRYSIAINDVKKTCKVNSYKAWYYLAYNGKSLKEDYFLSKIKKKYNIISKRLQIKETLDRYEEIGKIFSKTVSKFISDKEKNYLEFSKKIDNNLIVHPFWGYLIFFFLLFIIFQCVFFWAEIPKEFIEFIFSYIQKKLENFYPGPLNNFLLQGIFPGISTIVTFIPQIFILLFFLLLMEESGYISRVIFLMDRIMRPFGLNGKSIVPLISSISCSIPAIMSTRHIENPRDRLITILATPFITCSARLPVYTLIISTIIPNYRWYFIQLRGIVLMSMYLLGVISALSVSMIFHKILKKNYHSHLIMEIPTYKFPIFKNIFITLWVNLKSFVVNAGKMILLINILIWVLGTFGPSENFESHNSIIWKYMQKKELSHSYLGIIGKKIEPMIYPLGYDWKIGIGLLSSLVAREVFVSTMASVYKIEQKGIFLKEKMKGEVSSITKKPIYNLATGVSLLFFYAFSMQCMSTLSVMRKETKSWKWPIIQFIFMTSVAYITSFLTYQILK; the protein is encoded by the coding sequence ATGCAAAGAAGAGTAATAAAATTAGCACTTATTGGGAACCCAAATGTAGGAAAAACTTCTTTGTTTAATAAATTAACTGGACTTAACCAAAAAGTAGGAAATTATTCAGGAGTTACAGTAGATAAGAAAATAGGATATTTTTATTATGAAAATATACATTATCAAATTGTAGATCTTCCTGGAACTTATAGCATATATCCTTCATCTGAAGATGAAGAAATAGTTAGTAAAATACTTAATAATATCGATGATGTGGATTATCCTGATAAAATTATGGTTATAGCAGATTCTTCCAATATAAAAAAAAGTCTCCTTTTATTTAGACAAGTGCAAGATCTAGGATTCCCTGTTTTATTTCTATTAAATATGTTAGATGAAGCAGAAAAAAGGGGAATATTCATTGATATAGGAAAATTAAAAAAAGTCCTCTTCACAGAAATCGTATTAATTAACGCAAGAAAAGGACTAGGATTAGAAGAAGTTAAAAAAAAAATTAAGAATCTTGATCAAAAAACAAAAGAATTTTATTTTTTCAAACCAGGATTACGTTACTCTATTGCTATTAATGATGTAAAAAAAACTTGCAAAGTAAATAGTTATAAAGCTTGGTATTATTTAGCTTATAATGGAAAATCTTTAAAAGAAGATTATTTTTTAAGTAAAATAAAAAAGAAATACAATATTATATCCAAAAGATTGCAAATAAAAGAAACGTTAGACAGATATGAAGAAATAGGAAAAATTTTTTCTAAAACCGTTTCCAAATTTATTTCAGATAAAGAAAAAAATTATTTAGAATTTTCAAAAAAAATAGATAATAATTTAATTGTTCATCCTTTTTGGGGTTATTTAATTTTTTTCTTTCTTTTATTTATTATTTTTCAGTGTGTTTTTTTTTGGGCAGAAATACCTAAAGAATTTATAGAATTTATTTTTTCTTATATTCAAAAAAAATTGGAAAATTTTTATCCAGGTCCTTTAAATAATTTTTTATTACAAGGGATATTTCCTGGAATCAGTACTATTGTAACTTTCATTCCTCAAATTTTTATTTTACTATTCTTTCTTCTTCTTATGGAAGAAAGTGGTTACATAAGCAGAGTTATTTTTTTAATGGATAGAATTATGCGCCCTTTCGGATTAAATGGGAAAAGTATTGTTCCTCTTATATCTAGCATATCTTGTTCTATTCCAGCTATAATGTCCACTAGACATATTGAGAATCCAAGAGATCGTTTAATTACTATTTTAGCTACTCCTTTTATAACATGTTCTGCAAGATTACCTGTTTATACTTTAATTATATCTACAATCATACCGAATTACAGATGGTATTTTATCCAATTAAGAGGAATAGTTCTCATGTCTATGTATTTATTAGGAGTCATATCTGCTTTAAGTGTATCAATGATTTTCCATAAAATTTTAAAAAAAAATTATCATAGCCATCTTATTATGGAAATACCTACTTACAAGTTTCCTATATTTAAAAATATATTCATTACTTTATGGGTTAATCTTAAATCATTCGTTGTAAACGCAGGCAAAATGATATTATTGATAAATATATTAATTTGGGTATTAGGAACTTTTGGGCCTTCAGAAAATTTTGAATCTCACAATTCAATCATATGGAAATATATGCAAAAAAAAGAATTATCTCATTCATATTTAGGTATAATTGGAAAAAAAATAGAACCTATGATTTATCCTTTAGGATATGATTGGAAAATAGGAATAGGATTATTATCTTCTCTTGTAGCAAGAGAAGTTTTTGTAAGTACTATGGCTTCTGTATATAAAATAGAACAAAAAGGAATTTTTTTGAAAGAAAAAATGAAAGGAGAAGTTTCTTCCATAACAAAAAAGCCTATTTATAATTTAGCAACAGGAGTTTCTTTACTGTTTTTTTATGCATTTTCTATGCAGTGTATGAGCACTTTATCTGTAATGAGAAAAGAAACGAAATCTTGGAAATGGCCAATAATACAATTTATTTTTATGACTTCAGTCGCTTACATTACTTCATTTCTTACATATCAAATTTTAAAATAA
- a CDS encoding D-alanine--D-alanine ligase → MKKIAVIVGGYTKESEISLESGKVVYKNLCRKEFDPYKVYIFKDKWFMEDDKKKNYIIDKRDFSVNMGIRRIQFDCVFNAIHGTPGEDGILQAYFELLKIPYTGCNFHHANITFNKKYCLTLLKHFGINTAVSIFLNKNQTFCKEKILKKVGIPCFVKPNKSGSSLGVSKVYEEKHFLNALEKAFEEDEEIIIESFLEGREVSVGVLSFKKKIIVLPITEIISQNDFFDFESKYSGNSQEITPANLLPNIQSKIQKIAKKVYNSLNLSGISRAEYIIVNEEPFFLEINTVPGLSEKSIFPKQLKIAGISLSDAFKDYINSSIEKMKK, encoded by the coding sequence ATGAAAAAAATAGCTGTCATTGTAGGTGGATATACAAAGGAGTCAGAAATATCACTAGAAAGCGGAAAAGTAGTTTATAAAAACTTATGCAGAAAAGAATTTGATCCTTATAAAGTATACATTTTTAAAGATAAATGGTTTATGGAAGATGATAAAAAAAAAAATTATATCATTGACAAACGTGATTTTTCCGTAAATATGGGAATACGAAGAATACAATTTGATTGCGTATTTAATGCTATTCATGGAACTCCAGGAGAAGACGGTATATTACAAGCCTATTTCGAATTATTAAAAATTCCTTATACAGGATGTAATTTTCATCATGCTAATATAACTTTTAACAAAAAGTATTGTTTAACTTTATTAAAACATTTTGGAATTAATACTGCTGTCTCTATTTTTTTAAATAAAAATCAAACCTTTTGCAAGGAAAAAATTTTAAAAAAAGTAGGAATTCCTTGTTTCGTCAAACCTAATAAATCTGGATCTAGTTTAGGAGTAAGTAAAGTTTATGAAGAAAAACATTTTCTGAATGCATTGGAAAAAGCCTTTGAAGAGGATGAAGAAATTATCATAGAATCTTTCCTTGAAGGAAGAGAAGTATCTGTAGGAGTTCTTTCTTTCAAAAAGAAAATTATTGTTTTACCTATAACAGAAATAATTAGTCAAAATGATTTCTTTGATTTTGAGTCTAAATATTCTGGAAATTCTCAAGAAATAACACCCGCAAATTTGCTTCCAAATATTCAAAGTAAAATACAAAAAATTGCGAAAAAAGTATATAATTCTTTAAATTTATCAGGAATATCTAGAGCGGAGTATATCATTGTAAATGAAGAACCTTTTTTTTTAGAAATTAATACAGTTCCAGGTCTATCGGAAAAAAGTATTTTTCCAAAACAACTGAAAATAGCTGGAATTTCTTTATCTGATGCATTTAAAGATTATATCAATTCTTCCATTGAAAAAATGAAAAAATAA
- a CDS encoding PASTA domain-containing protein → MNYSKYFAIFIINLLISIFFLYKITKIALKWSDIYTKHGSYVVVPNLRYLTLSQSISILKKLGLKYDIDTSRYNPSFRNNQVISFSPEAGDHVKEGRHIYLQVNFSKYKQHITVLPNIINKSKYFAMKLLHANHIPVKNIRYIDDITKGTVLKVFYKKQSIHSGYIFSSKHQDGVTLIIGKGYEKNNSVVPNVIGMTLHSANSILKEKLFSVINSYYDHTIKNSDKDKNAKVYRQNPFPGEIQDKNKLIELWLTSKKPEEKKPEEKKPGEKKPGEKKPGEKKPGEKKPEEKKPEEKKPEEKKPEEKKPEEKKPEEKKPEEKKPEIKNQDIKNQERKNQERKNQKRKIIKFMK, encoded by the coding sequence ATGAATTATTCAAAATATTTTGCAATATTCATCATTAATTTATTAATTTCTATATTTTTTTTATATAAAATCACTAAAATTGCATTAAAATGGTCTGATATTTATACTAAACATGGTTCTTATGTAGTAGTACCAAACTTACGTTATTTAACTTTATCTCAATCCATATCTATCCTCAAAAAATTAGGATTAAAATATGATATAGATACGTCTCGATATAATCCTAGTTTTAGGAATAATCAAGTTATTTCTTTTTCTCCAGAGGCTGGAGATCATGTAAAAGAAGGAAGACATATATATCTTCAAGTTAATTTTTCTAAATACAAACAACATATTACTGTATTACCTAATATTATAAACAAGAGCAAGTATTTTGCAATGAAGTTACTTCATGCTAATCATATACCTGTAAAAAACATTAGATATATCGATGATATAACGAAAGGAACTGTTTTAAAAGTTTTTTATAAAAAACAATCCATCCACTCTGGATATATTTTTTCTTCCAAGCATCAGGATGGAGTCACTTTGATAATTGGAAAAGGATATGAAAAAAACAATTCAGTTGTTCCAAATGTAATTGGTATGACACTCCATTCTGCAAATTCTATTTTAAAAGAAAAATTATTTAGTGTTATTAATTCTTATTATGATCATACAATAAAAAATTCTGATAAAGATAAAAATGCAAAAGTATATCGTCAAAATCCTTTTCCTGGAGAAATTCAGGATAAGAATAAATTAATTGAACTATGGTTAACTTCAAAAAAACCAGAAGAGAAAAAACCAGAAGAGAAAAAACCAGGAGAGAAAAAACCAGGAGAGAAAAAACCAGGAGAGAAAAAACCAGGAGAGAAAAAACCAGAAGAGAAAAAACCAGAAGAGAAAAAACCAGAAGAGAAAAAACCAGAAGAGAAAAAACCAGAAGAGAAAAAACCAGAAGAGAAAAAACCAGAAGAGAAAAAACCAGAAATAAAAAACCAGGATATAAAAAACCAGGAGAGAAAAAACCAGGAGAGAAAAAACCAGAAGAGAAAAATAATTAAATTCATGAAATGA
- a CDS encoding RluA family pseudouridine synthase — MRRSTLIKIIADKNQEEIRIDKFLKNYIKDISRNQIQKCVISEKILVNKKTIKKNYKIKPFDFVEIEISRPALLDNLEYKNIDAEKMNIDILHEDEDVIIVNKPAGMVVHPGFGNETGTLIHGIKHHLINSNFQNFNLYRCGLVHRLDKNTSGLLILAKNEYSQKHLFQQFYYRTIERKYIALIWGNLIEEKGIITGFIGRDPKNRKKMTIFQKNKNHKYEEKGKYSITHYKVLERFQHLTYISCNIKTGKTHQIRAHFEHLGHPLFHDSIYGGNKIFMKKKCSNKNIVFFNTCLKILRRQALHAISISFIHPKNGKCHFSCPIPEDFKKVLENCRNIFSQ; from the coding sequence ATGAGAAGATCTACATTGATTAAAATTATTGCAGATAAAAATCAAGAAGAAATTCGTATTGATAAATTTTTAAAAAATTATATAAAAGACATTAGTAGAAATCAAATCCAAAAATGTGTAATTTCCGAAAAAATTTTAGTAAACAAAAAGACTATAAAAAAAAATTATAAAATCAAACCTTTTGATTTTGTTGAAATAGAAATTTCAAGACCTGCTCTTCTAGATAATTTAGAATATAAAAATATTGATGCAGAAAAAATGAATATAGATATTCTTCATGAAGATGAAGATGTTATTATAGTAAATAAACCTGCAGGAATGGTAGTTCACCCTGGTTTTGGGAATGAGACGGGAACATTAATTCATGGAATTAAACATCATCTCATAAATTCAAATTTTCAGAATTTTAACCTATATAGATGTGGATTAGTTCATAGATTAGATAAAAATACATCAGGTTTATTAATTTTAGCTAAAAATGAATATTCTCAAAAACATTTATTTCAACAATTTTATTATAGAACGATTGAAAGAAAATACATAGCTTTAATATGGGGAAATTTGATTGAAGAAAAAGGAATTATAACTGGTTTTATTGGAAGAGATCCTAAAAATAGAAAAAAAATGACCATTTTTCAGAAAAATAAAAATCATAAATACGAAGAGAAAGGAAAATATTCTATTACACATTACAAAGTACTTGAAAGATTTCAACATCTGACATATATTTCTTGCAATATAAAAACCGGAAAAACACATCAAATAAGAGCTCATTTTGAACATTTAGGACATCCATTATTTCATGATTCAATCTATGGAGGAAACAAAATTTTCATGAAAAAAAAATGTTCAAATAAAAATATAGTATTTTTCAATACTTGTTTAAAAATCTTACGAAGACAAGCGTTACATGCTATTTCTATCTCTTTTATTCATCCTAAAAACGGAAAATGCCATTTTTCTTGCCCAATTCCTGAAGATTTTAAAAAAGTTCTGGAGAATTGTAGAAATATATTTTCACAATAA
- the mgtE gene encoding magnesium transporter — MFNEYQDYLNNENFINNQTINSLIKTIHHNPNDATKVFSLIKLCKAISVFNGLDFSVKKKIIEELPSIQKMEFLNNLSVEDRICFLEKIPKDLLKKLIKYLNTEEKCRILVSLGYAENSIGRWMIPYYIAVPKTWTVQEVLDYIRKEVKNNDVIEIEIVYIIDKEGKLIDDIKIREFLLVDPNTKVSDLIDGRSSVALNLTDTEEETPKIFYKNNRVSLPVIDNRNFLLGIVTVDDILWVLNENYREYLQKIGGMEETLNQSYLNEPLYRLIKKRAGWLILLFVGEMLTTTVMQKYSSVIEKAVVIALFIPLVVSSGGNSGSQAASLIIQAMAVGEVKIKDWWIVMRREIICGFFLGSILGLTGFLRIIVWHNINLFNYGPHWILVGFTVFFSLIGVVLWGTLSGSMLPFIIKKFRGDPASSSAPFVATLVDVIGLMIYFSVCYILLRGTLL, encoded by the coding sequence ATGTTTAATGAGTATCAAGATTATTTAAATAATGAAAATTTTATAAATAATCAAACTATTAACAGCTTAATCAAAACAATTCATCATAATCCAAATGATGCAACAAAAGTATTTAGTTTAATAAAATTATGTAAAGCTATTTCTGTTTTTAATGGATTAGATTTTTCTGTAAAAAAAAAAATTATAGAAGAGTTACCTTCGATTCAGAAAATGGAATTTTTGAATAATTTATCAGTAGAAGATCGTATTTGTTTTTTAGAAAAAATTCCTAAAGATTTATTAAAAAAATTAATTAAATATTTAAATACAGAAGAAAAATGCAGAATTTTAGTATCGTTGGGTTATGCTGAAAATAGCATAGGTCGTTGGATGATCCCATATTATATTGCTGTTCCAAAAACTTGGACAGTGCAGGAAGTTCTTGATTATATTCGAAAAGAAGTGAAGAATAATGATGTAATAGAAATAGAAATTGTTTATATCATTGATAAAGAAGGGAAATTAATAGATGATATAAAGATTAGGGAATTTCTACTGGTAGATCCAAATACAAAAGTATCGGATTTAATAGATGGTCGGTCTTCTGTAGCTTTAAATCTGACAGATACAGAAGAAGAAACTCCTAAAATATTTTATAAAAACAATAGAGTTTCTCTTCCAGTTATTGATAATCGTAACTTTTTATTAGGAATAGTAACAGTAGATGATATTTTATGGGTATTAAATGAAAATTATAGAGAATATCTTCAAAAGATAGGAGGAATGGAAGAAACATTAAATCAATCTTATCTGAATGAACCTTTATATCGATTGATTAAAAAAAGAGCAGGATGGTTAATCTTATTGTTCGTAGGAGAAATGTTAACAACAACGGTTATGCAAAAATATTCAAGTGTTATCGAAAAAGCAGTAGTTATTGCTTTATTTATTCCTTTGGTTGTTTCAAGTGGAGGGAACAGTGGATCTCAAGCTGCGAGCTTAATCATTCAAGCAATGGCTGTGGGAGAAGTGAAAATAAAAGATTGGTGGATAGTTATGCGGAGAGAAATTATTTGTGGTTTTTTTTTGGGTAGTATTTTAGGATTAACTGGATTCCTACGTATAATAGTTTGGCATAATATTAATTTATTCAATTATGGACCTCATTGGATATTAGTCGGATTCACTGTTTTTTTTTCTTTGATTGGAGTAGTGTTATGGGGAACATTAAGTGGGTCTATGTTACCTTTTATAATAAAAAAGTTTAGAGGAGATCCAGCTAGTTCTTCTGCACCTTTTGTGGCAACATTAGTTGATGTTATCGGATTAATGATATATTTTTCTGTGTGCTACATTCTTTTACGTGGAACTTTATTGTGA